The Paenibacillus sophorae genome has a segment encoding these proteins:
- a CDS encoding rhodanese-like domain-containing protein, translating into MNFKPKSQVLAAPATSPAEAAAYFAAKGRFETDVADVAYDIRERIRNFVLVDVRDARSYEEAHLPGAVSLPSGHLGSGGLTALPQDKVLVLYCWGPACNGATKAAARLAAQGYRVKEMLGGIEYWRREGGPLEGTLREEAPLCWHMPPMPPQDR; encoded by the coding sequence ATGAATTTCAAGCCGAAATCGCAGGTGCTGGCCGCCCCGGCCACTTCTCCTGCCGAGGCCGCAGCCTATTTTGCCGCAAAAGGAAGATTCGAAACCGACGTAGCCGATGTCGCTTACGATATTCGCGAACGAATCCGGAACTTCGTTCTGGTCGATGTCCGCGATGCCCGTTCCTATGAAGAAGCGCATCTGCCCGGCGCCGTCTCTCTCCCCTCGGGACATCTTGGCAGCGGCGGACTTACGGCTCTTCCGCAGGACAAAGTGCTGGTCCTGTACTGCTGGGGGCCGGCCTGCAACGGAGCAACCAAAGCGGCCGCCCGGCTGGCCGCGCAGGGCTACCGGGTCAAAGAGATGCTCGGCGGCATCGAGTATTGGCGGCGGGAAGGCGGACCGCTGGAAGGCACGCTTCGGGAGGAAGCGCCGCTCTGCTGGCATATGCCGCCAATGCCGCCGCAGGACCGCTAA
- a CDS encoding LysR family transcriptional regulator, translated as MELTYLRTFCEVAASGSLTRAAENLGYAQSSVTAQIAKLEEMYGAKLLERSGRGMVPTFAGRTLLQYAGQMLALREEAKEMISDGQAGELTIGSIETLAAYFLPQRLHHYRKQYPDIRMRVLPGSESDIIAAVRNKSADFGLIFDMPYASDELQVLALQPEELFIIVDPGHPLAGRDSVELSMLAAEPLVLTEDTCTYRNLLLQKMRGLGMTPRVELEFGNLEGIKQAVKHEWGVAFLPGYTILEELRRGELKAIPVSEDGGKGFFIQLIYRKDRWLSSSFKRFIEMMQVGR; from the coding sequence ATGGAGCTTACCTATTTGCGAACCTTTTGCGAGGTCGCCGCAAGCGGCAGCCTTACACGGGCGGCTGAAAATCTGGGGTATGCACAGTCCAGCGTAACGGCTCAGATTGCCAAGCTGGAGGAAATGTACGGGGCGAAGCTGCTGGAGCGTTCGGGAAGGGGAATGGTTCCCACTTTTGCCGGCAGAACGCTGCTCCAATATGCCGGTCAAATGCTGGCGCTAAGGGAGGAAGCGAAGGAGATGATCTCCGATGGGCAGGCGGGAGAGCTGACGATCGGTTCGATCGAGACGCTTGCCGCCTATTTTTTGCCGCAGCGCCTGCATCATTACCGTAAACAGTATCCGGATATCCGCATGCGCGTGCTGCCGGGTTCCGAAAGTGACATTATCGCCGCTGTACGGAATAAATCCGCCGATTTTGGCCTGATTTTTGACATGCCCTATGCATCGGATGAGCTTCAGGTCTTGGCTTTGCAGCCGGAGGAACTGTTCATCATTGTCGATCCCGGGCACCCGCTGGCGGGCCGTGATTCGGTAGAGTTGTCCATGCTTGCCGCCGAGCCGCTCGTTCTGACCGAGGATACGTGTACGTACCGGAATCTTTTGCTGCAAAAAATGAGAGGTTTGGGAATGACGCCGAGAGTGGAGCTGGAGTTCGGCAATCTGGAGGGAATCAAGCAGGCCGTCAAGCATGAGTGGGGAGTTGCTTTTCTTCCGGGCTATACGATTTTAGAAGAATTGCGGCGGGGGGAGCTAAAGGCGATTCCAGTGTCGGAAGACGGCGGCAAAGGCTTCTTCATCCAGCTGATATACCGCAAAGACCGCTGGCTGTCCTCTTCCTTCAAGCGGTTTATTGAAATGATGCAGGTAGGCAGGTAG
- a CDS encoding EAL domain-containing protein, protein MRRFKVILLFFILLILLPDAAYAAREEVVYKAELDYPPYKYIQNEYLTGFDIDLTNMIFGKQDYLVHYGSDSWSKVYQQLRDGEIDTAGMMAVTEERKKDVLFSSPVMKIRISVYARQDLKDDIDLEHLGNYKVGVGAGQYTEDVLRKRLGVPGYTAYPTVAEALNALGRGDIDLLFENQTVVDYLIVEEGLTDSIIHKMRNLYPADVAYGVSKTSRELVPYINDRLKQLKQSGAFEELYQQYFFEHSEDYRNRMHLKTIAWIVIGCCLLAVGAFLLRMYINHLRRIIQAEQQFFEDMIEHTGVLVWAVYEDRTVLRLNKYGEKVIGLREKEIIGKSLDDVVVRVPGGNRMIELLCRAALKDFVSHVEFQIPDGVSEGRYFTFRTTLIKGLGGGNSKAFVLIGIDIDESKRNELELQHSYRKLEATHLELATAKEELQDQNGKLSYSEQRFRLAVEASGAFLWEYDHEKQGHWVSERWYEVMGYKQDEIDLSVETVLGLIHPDDRERASKAREEHLAGLTPLYESEYRMRTKSGHYFWFEVRGKATYDKGEGIQLFLGSLIDISNRKQMELKLSGSYQELEATYEQLAATQQELVDQYDTLLENQRKMHHLAYFDSLSHLPNRLFLLETMEEYFGRPGGSAALLFVDTDNFKYINDTMGHKFGDILICQVSERLQSIIVRDGSMLSRLGGDEFVVFLKNIEEHKEVLALAEQLLLEFRRPFEIGESSVYVSASIGISFYPEDGNTTEEILKNADVAMYRAKEAGKGVYAVYDRGMHTEFNERVVIEKHLRSALDNEEFELFYQPQVDLLTGAISGFEALIRWNSPVLGFVSPLSFIKIAEDSRLIIPIGEWVLRKACHFMSGLCQQKNNCYKIAVNISVIQLLQDDFIETVLNVLSESGISPGCLELEITETVFIESFERIVGKLEYLKMQGIRIALDDFGTGYSSLSYLQQLPITTLKMDKAFIDPLSDDSYSQSFIRTMVSLGHEMGLEVVAEGVEDSSQLVILEEAGCDKVQGYLFSRPLSQRNTQELMRRHKLD, encoded by the coding sequence ATGAGGCGGTTCAAAGTCATTCTCCTGTTTTTTATTCTACTTATACTTTTGCCGGATGCCGCTTACGCTGCAAGAGAAGAAGTCGTCTACAAGGCGGAACTGGACTATCCTCCCTACAAATATATACAGAATGAATATTTGACCGGCTTTGACATTGATCTCACCAATATGATTTTCGGGAAGCAGGACTACCTGGTTCATTATGGCAGCGACTCATGGAGCAAGGTATACCAGCAGCTTCGCGACGGAGAGATTGACACGGCGGGAATGATGGCTGTAACCGAGGAGCGGAAGAAGGACGTTCTCTTTTCAAGTCCTGTCATGAAGATCCGTATTTCCGTGTACGCCCGGCAGGATTTAAAGGATGATATTGATCTGGAACACTTGGGCAATTATAAAGTCGGCGTGGGGGCGGGACAGTATACCGAGGACGTGCTTCGGAAGAGGCTGGGGGTCCCTGGCTATACTGCGTATCCGACGGTGGCGGAAGCTTTGAATGCTCTGGGCAGGGGCGATATTGATCTCCTGTTCGAGAACCAGACGGTCGTTGATTATCTGATTGTGGAAGAAGGATTAACCGACAGCATTATACATAAAATGAGAAATCTTTATCCGGCGGACGTGGCTTACGGAGTCAGTAAAACTTCACGGGAACTTGTGCCTTATATTAATGACCGTCTGAAGCAGTTGAAGCAGAGCGGGGCGTTTGAAGAGCTGTACCAGCAGTATTTTTTCGAGCATTCCGAAGATTACCGCAACAGGATGCATTTGAAGACCATCGCCTGGATCGTGATCGGCTGCTGTCTGCTGGCCGTAGGCGCTTTCCTTCTCAGAATGTATATTAATCATCTGCGCCGGATTATTCAGGCCGAGCAGCAGTTTTTCGAGGATATGATCGAGCATACGGGCGTTCTGGTCTGGGCGGTTTATGAGGACAGGACGGTGCTGCGCCTAAACAAGTACGGTGAAAAAGTCATCGGCCTCAGGGAGAAGGAAATCATCGGAAAAAGCCTGGACGATGTGGTGGTGAGAGTGCCCGGCGGAAACAGGATGATAGAATTACTGTGCCGGGCGGCCTTGAAGGATTTTGTCAGCCATGTTGAATTTCAAATCCCGGACGGAGTTTCCGAGGGGCGATACTTTACGTTCCGGACGACGCTGATTAAGGGGCTTGGGGGCGGCAATTCAAAAGCTTTTGTACTGATCGGCATAGATATCGACGAGTCTAAGCGTAATGAGCTGGAGCTGCAGCACAGCTACAGGAAGCTGGAAGCCACTCATTTAGAGCTGGCAACCGCAAAGGAGGAGCTGCAGGATCAGAACGGCAAGCTGAGCTACAGCGAGCAAAGATTCCGCCTGGCTGTGGAAGCCTCCGGCGCCTTTTTGTGGGAATACGATCACGAGAAGCAGGGGCACTGGGTATCGGAACGCTGGTATGAGGTCATGGGTTATAAACAAGATGAAATTGATCTTTCCGTGGAAACGGTGCTTGGTTTGATCCATCCCGATGACCGGGAGCGGGCAAGCAAGGCCCGGGAGGAGCATCTGGCGGGCCTGACGCCGCTGTATGAAAGTGAATATAGAATGCGGACCAAGAGCGGGCATTACTTCTGGTTTGAGGTCAGAGGCAAGGCGACTTACGACAAGGGGGAAGGAATCCAGCTGTTCCTTGGTTCCCTGATCGACATTAGCAACCGGAAACAAATGGAGCTTAAGCTTAGCGGCAGCTATCAGGAGCTTGAAGCGACCTACGAGCAGCTTGCGGCAACGCAGCAGGAGCTTGTGGACCAGTATGACACTCTGCTGGAGAATCAGAGAAAGATGCATCATCTCGCCTATTTCGATTCTTTGAGCCATTTGCCCAACCGTCTTTTTCTGCTGGAGACGATGGAGGAATACTTCGGGCGCCCCGGCGGCAGCGCTGCGCTGCTGTTCGTGGATACGGACAATTTCAAATACATCAATGATACGATGGGCCATAAGTTCGGCGACATTCTCATCTGCCAGGTGAGCGAAAGACTGCAGTCGATCATTGTTCGTGACGGCAGCATGCTCTCAAGACTGGGCGGCGATGAATTTGTCGTATTCTTAAAAAATATTGAAGAGCATAAGGAAGTGCTGGCGCTGGCGGAGCAGCTGCTCCTCGAGTTCAGGAGACCGTTCGAGATCGGTGAGAGCAGCGTTTATGTCTCCGCCAGCATCGGAATCTCCTTCTACCCGGAAGACGGAAATACGACGGAGGAAATTCTCAAAAATGCGGATGTGGCGATGTACCGCGCTAAGGAAGCGGGCAAGGGCGTTTATGCCGTATACGACAGGGGGATGCACACCGAGTTTAACGAGCGGGTGGTGATTGAGAAGCATCTGCGCAGCGCGCTGGACAATGAGGAGTTTGAACTATTCTACCAGCCGCAGGTTGATCTCCTTACCGGCGCCATTTCCGGCTTTGAAGCGCTGATCCGCTGGAACAGCCCCGTTCTCGGCTTCGTCTCGCCGCTGTCGTTCATCAAGATTGCTGAAGATTCCCGGCTGATTATCCCTATAGGGGAATGGGTGCTCCGGAAGGCCTGCCATTTCATGTCGGGGTTGTGCCAGCAGAAAAATAATTGCTATAAAATTGCGGTCAATATCTCGGTTATTCAACTGCTGCAGGACGATTTTATCGAAACCGTGCTGAACGTCCTGTCCGAAAGCGGAATTTCCCCCGGGTGCCTTGAACTGGAGATTACGGAGACGGTCTTCATTGAATCGTTCGAGCGGATTGTCGGTAAGCTGGAGTATTTAAAAATGCAAGGCATCCGCATCGCACTGGACGACTTCGGAACGGGCTATTCATCGCTTAGCTACCTGCAGCAGCTGCCGATTACCACGCTCAAGATGGATAAGGCCTTTATTGATCCGCTGTCGGACGATTCATACAGCCAGTCGTTTATCCGGACGATGGTGTCACTGGGTCATGAAATGGGGCTGGAGGTCGTAGCGGAAGGCGTGGAAGACAGCAGCCAGCTGGTTATTCTTGAGGAGGCCGGATGCGACAAGGTACAGGGCTACCTGTTCAGCAGACCGCTCTCGCAGCGGAATACGCAGGAGCTGATGCGACGCCATAAGCTTGATTAG
- a CDS encoding GGDEF domain-containing protein gives MFNSLHTPRQLNWNRLLLNAFWIMLLVHLLNQMLNSHSLLPDLMILGIILLLECVYKWKTAFSEISITIGSYFISSLIISFLSENIHVKPFFLLLPLLVSMIYLETAYLLLSSIAALLYTVVVFGRTIGNEDMRIEMILTMSIIVATLLTGLAVIRRGRDLIRSLESSEKSEQDLRIQNIIMDRLSKIDPLTDLYNHKTFHEYFGWLIEHQESNPFPMQLAILDIDNFKKVNDTYGHWVGDIALKQVAGTILDHIGADDFAARYGGEEFVVILTAKPLEAAHEIMERVRTGIAGLPIAEMEGKSVTVSIGMHDFQGAGSKSLVFQKADDALYEAKKTGKNRIVIL, from the coding sequence ATGTTTAATTCTTTGCATACTCCTCGTCAATTAAATTGGAACCGTCTGCTGCTGAATGCCTTCTGGATTATGCTGCTGGTCCATTTATTAAATCAAATGCTTAACTCCCATAGCTTGCTGCCCGATTTAATGATTTTGGGCATCATTCTTCTGCTTGAGTGCGTTTATAAATGGAAGACTGCGTTTTCTGAAATCTCTATCACCATTGGAAGCTACTTTATTTCCAGTCTGATCATTTCTTTTCTTTCGGAGAATATTCATGTAAAACCGTTCTTCCTGCTGCTTCCGCTTCTGGTATCCATGATCTATCTAGAGACTGCGTACCTGCTTCTTTCCTCGATAGCTGCCCTGCTGTATACCGTAGTGGTGTTCGGGAGAACGATTGGCAACGAAGACATGCGGATTGAAATGATTCTGACCATGAGCATTATTGTGGCAACTTTGCTGACAGGGCTTGCCGTAATCCGCCGGGGACGGGACTTGATCCGCTCGCTGGAAAGCTCGGAGAAATCGGAGCAGGATCTGCGCATCCAGAATATCATTATGGACCGTCTGTCCAAGATCGACCCGCTGACGGATCTGTATAATCACAAGACCTTTCACGAATATTTTGGTTGGCTGATCGAACACCAAGAGTCGAATCCGTTTCCGATGCAGCTGGCCATACTCGATATCGATAATTTTAAAAAGGTCAACGATACCTACGGGCATTGGGTAGGGGATATTGCGCTAAAGCAAGTGGCTGGTACGATACTGGATCACATCGGTGCAGATGACTTTGCCGCCCGCTACGGAGGCGAAGAGTTCGTCGTCATTCTGACCGCCAAGCCGCTTGAGGCAGCCCATGAAATCATGGAACGGGTCAGGACAGGCATCGCCGGTCTGCCCATTGCCGAAATGGAAGGGAAATCGGTAACGGTGAGCATCGGTATGCATGATTTTCAGGGTGCCGGCTCCAAAAGCCTCGTCTTCCAGAAGGCGGACGACGCTCTATATGAAGCCAAGAAGACGGGAAAGAACAGAATCGTCATTCTATAA
- a CDS encoding NAD(P)/FAD-dependent oxidoreductase, with product MSKYDVIVVGAGPAGIFTCYELTRKAPHWKVLLIDKGHDIYRRSCPIMEEKIQFCPPAAGRKEFAGCLPACSITAGFGGAGAYSDGKFNITTEFGGWMTDYLPPSRVLELIRYVDAINLEHGATETITDPTTDPIRRIEQRGYAAGLKLLRAQVRHLGTEQNLEILKSIYEYLRTRIDMLFKTEVQDIETVNDNGTHRVTGVTLKNGETYETGLAMVAPGRDGSAWLTEVLKRHRLKMYNNQVDVGVRVETSDVVMQEINEHLYEGKFIFNTSVGTRVRTFCSNPSGHVVVENHSGVMAANGHSYKDPALGSTNTNFALLVSHKFTEPFDKPNEYAREICKRANDLSSGGVIVQKYGDILRGRRSTGTRIAEGFVEPTLKEAVPGDLGLVLPYNTMKSLIEMVEALEKVTPGIASEHTLFYGVEAKFYSARPKLTETFETEISGLYCGGDGAGITRGLAQAGAAGIWVARGMLDRA from the coding sequence ATGAGTAAATATGATGTGATTGTCGTTGGTGCCGGTCCTGCCGGTATTTTTACCTGTTATGAGCTGACCCGGAAGGCCCCTCACTGGAAAGTGCTGTTGATAGACAAGGGACATGACATCTATAGACGCAGCTGCCCGATTATGGAGGAAAAGATTCAGTTCTGTCCACCGGCTGCCGGCCGCAAGGAATTTGCCGGATGTCTGCCGGCCTGTTCCATTACCGCAGGCTTCGGAGGGGCGGGGGCATACAGCGACGGAAAGTTCAATATTACGACCGAATTCGGGGGATGGATGACGGATTATCTGCCTCCTTCCAGAGTTCTGGAGCTGATCCGCTACGTCGATGCCATCAATTTGGAGCACGGGGCGACGGAGACGATCACCGATCCCACAACCGATCCGATCCGGCGCATCGAGCAGCGCGGGTACGCAGCCGGACTCAAGCTGCTGCGGGCGCAGGTGCGCCATCTGGGAACGGAGCAGAACCTGGAAATCCTGAAGTCGATTTACGAATATTTGCGCACCCGGATTGATATGCTGTTCAAGACGGAAGTGCAGGACATTGAGACGGTTAATGATAACGGCACTCACCGGGTTACGGGTGTTACGCTCAAGAACGGGGAGACCTACGAGACGGGACTAGCCATGGTCGCTCCGGGACGCGACGGTTCCGCCTGGCTAACGGAAGTGCTCAAGAGACATCGGCTGAAGATGTACAATAACCAGGTGGACGTTGGCGTCCGGGTGGAAACCTCGGATGTCGTTATGCAGGAGATCAACGAGCATCTCTATGAAGGCAAGTTCATTTTCAATACCTCGGTTGGAACCCGGGTCCGCACGTTCTGCAGCAATCCTTCCGGACATGTTGTCGTGGAGAATCACAGCGGGGTTATGGCGGCGAACGGACACTCGTACAAGGACCCTGCGCTCGGTTCCACTAACACCAACTTTGCGCTGCTTGTTTCCCATAAATTCACCGAGCCGTTCGATAAGCCCAATGAATATGCGCGCGAAATTTGCAAACGGGCGAATGACCTGTCGAGCGGAGGAGTCATCGTGCAGAAATACGGGGATATTTTGCGGGGGCGCCGCTCTACCGGAACGAGAATCGCCGAAGGCTTCGTCGAGCCTACGCTCAAAGAGGCGGTCCCGGGCGACCTTGGTCTTGTGCTGCCTTACAATACGATGAAGAGTCTGATCGAAATGGTGGAGGCGCTGGAGAAGGTAACGCCGGGCATCGCCTCCGAGCATACACTCTTCTATGGAGTGGAAGCCAAATTCTATTCGGCCCGTCCGAAGCTTACGGAGACGTTCGAGACGGAAATTTCCGGCCTTTACTGCGGCGGAGACGGCGCGGGCATCACGCGCGGGCTGGCCCAGGCGGGTGCGGCGGGGATTTGGGTAGCACGGGGCATGCTTGACCGGGCCTAA
- a CDS encoding sensor histidine kinase, translated as MQYTFVILLQLLERAALLLMTLFVLTRVPRFKEIFQKRAYTPQELFIATVIFSLFAIFSTYSGIKVEGSLVNVRIVAIMAGGILFGPWVGLITGLISGVHRFLIDIGGVTSVPCLITSIATGVVSGIIYRRTSAERRWKAGILAGMGCEALTMLLILVMAHPASLGVEIVSKIAFPMIMSQVSVGLIVMLVQSVEGEKERIAARQSKLALDIANKTLPYFRSINPQSLHKICTIIKEDIGADAVAITDTRWIRAYVGIGEEYYAEKNEIISEETKITLSSGEITIRNNDTDYNHQHIKSLIIIPLKEKGIVTGALKIYYTKAHKITYSLQAMAIGLSQMISTLMEVSRVEDIKEMANKAELKALQTRINPHFLFNALNAIVSSIRIDPDKARELIINLSGYMRYNLELTDDFIDIRKELQQVRQYVEIEKARFGRRLKVLYDIDDETEVRIPSLIIQPLVENAIVHGILKGRGAGTVMISVKDRGDSVRIGIRDTGIGIGEETIQKVYDGSMPENKIGLFNVHQRVKLIYGEGLTITRLDKGTDITFDVKKESR; from the coding sequence ATGCAGTATACGTTCGTCATCCTGCTGCAGCTGCTGGAACGCGCGGCGCTGCTGCTTATGACTCTGTTTGTATTGACCCGGGTGCCGCGCTTCAAGGAGATTTTTCAAAAAAGGGCCTACACTCCGCAGGAGCTGTTTATTGCAACCGTCATTTTCAGCCTGTTCGCCATATTCAGCACGTACAGCGGAATTAAGGTGGAAGGCTCTCTCGTCAATGTGCGGATCGTAGCGATCATGGCCGGCGGCATTCTGTTCGGACCCTGGGTAGGGCTGATTACAGGCCTGATCTCCGGGGTTCACCGGTTTCTGATCGATATCGGCGGCGTCACCTCGGTACCCTGTCTGATTACCAGCATCGCGACCGGCGTCGTCTCGGGAATCATCTACCGCCGCACATCCGCCGAGCGCCGCTGGAAGGCCGGGATTCTGGCGGGTATGGGCTGCGAAGCGCTGACGATGCTGCTGATTCTCGTTATGGCCCACCCGGCGTCGCTTGGCGTAGAGATTGTATCGAAGATTGCCTTTCCGATGATTATGAGCCAGGTCAGCGTCGGACTCATCGTCATGCTCGTCCAGAGCGTAGAAGGGGAGAAGGAGCGGATCGCGGCAAGACAGTCCAAGCTGGCCCTGGATATTGCCAACAAGACGCTTCCCTATTTTCGCAGCATCAATCCGCAGTCTCTGCACAAAATATGCACGATCATCAAGGAAGACATCGGCGCGGATGCGGTCGCGATTACCGATACCCGGTGGATTCGCGCCTACGTCGGCATCGGTGAAGAGTATTACGCCGAGAAGAACGAGATTATCAGCGAGGAGACGAAGATTACGCTGTCCAGCGGGGAGATTACGATACGCAATAACGATACCGACTACAATCATCAGCATATCAAATCGCTCATCATCATTCCGCTCAAGGAAAAGGGAATCGTTACCGGCGCGCTCAAAATTTATTACACGAAAGCCCACAAAATCACGTATTCCCTGCAGGCGATGGCGATCGGCCTGTCGCAGATGATATCTACGTTAATGGAGGTCTCGCGGGTGGAAGATATCAAGGAGATGGCGAACAAGGCGGAGCTGAAGGCGCTGCAGACCCGAATTAATCCTCATTTTCTGTTCAACGCGCTGAACGCTATCGTTTCCTCCATTCGTATTGATCCGGACAAGGCCAGGGAACTTATTATCAATCTTTCGGGTTATATGCGGTACAACCTGGAGCTGACGGACGACTTCATCGATATCCGCAAGGAGCTTCAGCAGGTCCGGCAGTATGTGGAGATCGAGAAAGCGCGCTTCGGCAGACGCCTTAAGGTTCTCTACGATATCGACGACGAGACGGAAGTACGCATCCCGAGCCTGATTATTCAGCCCTTGGTGGAAAATGCGATTGTACACGGCATACTGAAAGGGCGGGGTGCGGGAACGGTAATGATTTCGGTCAAGGACCGGGGGGACAGCGTGCGGATCGGCATCCGCGACACTGGGATCGGCATCGGTGAAGAAACGATTCAGAAGGTGTATGATGGCAGCATGCCGGAGAACAAGATCGGGCTGTTCAACGTGCATCAGCGGGTGAAGCTGATTTACGGCGAGGGACTGACGATTACTAGGCTGGATAAAGGGACGGATATTACTTTTGACGTCAAAAAGGAGAGCCGATGA
- a CDS encoding LytR/AlgR family response regulator transcription factor: protein MRAIIVEDEELARQELAYLIQANSGIEIVAQFEDGLDALKFLQTKEVDVLFLDINIPSVDGVLLAQNISRFSVKPYIVFITAYKEHAAEAFEIEAFDYILKPYSETRIKGMLGKLEAAFAHRPGGEEERSPVSNKINLWKNEKIIVVDADDIYYASAQEKTTSVFTRNEEYSMGISISEFHGRLPQERFFRCHRSFIVNLSKIKEIIPWFNNTYLLRLRDLDFEVPVSRSKVKEFRQIMRL, encoded by the coding sequence ATGAGAGCGATAATCGTAGAAGATGAAGAGCTGGCCAGACAGGAGCTTGCCTATTTGATTCAGGCGAACAGCGGCATCGAGATCGTCGCCCAGTTCGAGGATGGTCTGGACGCGCTGAAATTTTTGCAGACCAAGGAAGTCGATGTGCTGTTTCTGGACATCAATATTCCTTCTGTGGACGGCGTGCTGCTGGCCCAGAATATCAGCAGATTTTCCGTAAAGCCCTATATTGTGTTCATTACCGCCTACAAAGAGCATGCAGCCGAAGCTTTCGAGATTGAAGCGTTCGATTACATCCTGAAGCCGTACAGCGAAACAAGGATTAAGGGGATGCTGGGCAAGCTGGAGGCGGCCTTTGCGCACCGACCCGGCGGGGAAGAGGAGCGCAGTCCAGTCAGCAACAAGATCAATCTGTGGAAAAATGAAAAAATTATCGTGGTCGACGCCGATGACATCTACTACGCCTCGGCCCAGGAGAAGACGACGAGCGTCTTTACGCGAAACGAAGAGTACTCCATGGGAATCAGCATCAGCGAGTTTCACGGCCGGCTGCCGCAGGAACGTTTTTTCCGCTGCCACCGGTCTTTTATCGTCAACCTGTCCAAAATCAAGGAAATCATCCCCTGGTTCAACAATACGTATCTGCTGCGGCTGCGCGATCTCGACTTTGAAGTGCCGGTCAGCCGGAGCAAGGTAAAAGAGTTCAGGCAGATTATGCGGCTGTAG
- a CDS encoding L-lactate MFS transporter, translating to MSVGTKANNRFLIVLGTIIMQMGLGTIYTWSLFNQPLVTKFGWQLSSVSTTFSITSFALAFATLFAGKLQDKIGLRRLTAVAGVMLGLGLMFSSQASSLPMLYLLAGVIAGYADGTAYITSLSNLIKWFPNRKGLISGVSVGAYGTGSLVFKYVNGSLISSVGVSRAFLYWGMIVMAMVVIGSLLVREASVVKASPSLSATDTGNVVKDYTVGEMLRTKQAYLLFVIFFTACMSGLYLIGIVKDIGVKLAGLDVQTAANAVAMIAIFNTAGRLILGALSDKMSRLKLVAGTMAITAVATLTLSFAQLNFGLFFACVAAIAFCFGGNITVFPAIASDFFGLKNHNKNYGIIYQGFGLGALSGSIIAAFLGGFKPTFVTIGVLCAIACLIAVSLKPPVGARKERKRNTEVQSRTAYGRIS from the coding sequence ATGTCGGTAGGCACTAAAGCAAACAATCGCTTCCTCATTGTACTGGGAACAATCATTATGCAGATGGGTCTGGGTACCATTTATACATGGAGCTTGTTCAACCAGCCTCTCGTGACCAAATTTGGCTGGCAGCTAAGCTCGGTATCCACTACCTTTTCTATAACGAGCTTTGCGCTGGCATTCGCGACACTCTTCGCGGGCAAGCTTCAGGATAAAATCGGGCTTCGCCGCCTGACAGCGGTGGCTGGAGTTATGCTCGGTCTCGGTCTAATGTTTAGCTCGCAGGCAAGCTCGCTGCCGATGCTTTATCTGCTGGCAGGGGTCATTGCCGGGTATGCGGATGGAACGGCTTACATCACTTCGCTGTCGAATCTGATTAAATGGTTCCCTAATCGCAAAGGACTCATTTCGGGAGTGTCGGTCGGCGCTTACGGAACAGGAAGCTTGGTCTTCAAATATGTGAACGGCAGTCTGATCAGTTCGGTCGGCGTATCCCGGGCGTTCCTGTACTGGGGCATGATCGTAATGGCTATGGTCGTCATCGGTTCCCTGCTTGTGCGTGAGGCTTCGGTTGTTAAAGCTTCGCCGTCTCTCTCGGCGACGGATACCGGAAACGTAGTCAAGGATTACACGGTTGGCGAAATGCTTCGCACTAAGCAAGCCTATCTGCTGTTTGTCATTTTCTTTACCGCCTGCATGAGCGGCCTTTATTTGATCGGTATCGTAAAGGATATCGGCGTGAAGCTGGCCGGATTGGATGTGCAGACCGCGGCTAACGCGGTGGCGATGATCGCGATTTTCAACACGGCGGGACGCCTTATTCTCGGCGCGCTGTCCGACAAAATGAGCCGCCTGAAGCTGGTTGCCGGGACAATGGCCATTACTGCCGTCGCCACGCTGACTCTGAGCTTCGCGCAGCTGAACTTCGGACTGTTCTTCGCCTGTGTGGCCGCTATCGCTTTCTGCTTCGGCGGCAATATTACCGTCTTTCCGGCTATTGCCAGCGACTTCTTCGGCCTGAAGAACCACAACAAGAATTATGGCATCATCTATCAAGGCTTTGGCCTTGGGGCATTGTCCGGTTCGATCATTGCCGCCTTCCTGGGCGGATTCAAACCGACCTTCGTCACTATTGGCGTGCTGTGCGCGATTGCCTGCCTGATCGCAGTATCCTTGAAGCCTCCGGTTGGAGCGCGCAAGGAACGCAAACGGAATACGGAGGTACAGAGCCGCACTGCGTACGGACGGATCTCTTAA